A single Dechloromonas denitrificans DNA region contains:
- the aroC gene encoding chorismate synthase, with amino-acid sequence MSGNTFGTLFTVTSFGESHGPAIGCVVDGCPPGLALCAADIQGELDRRKPGTSRHVTQRREPDAVEILSGVFEGKTTGTPIALLIRNQDQRSKDYGNIADTFRPGHADYTYTHKYGFRDYRGGGRSSARETAVRVAAGAIARKWLHERYGVSIRGWMSALGPIEIPFVAADDIDDNAFFAPNAAIVPELENYMDSLRKSLDSVGARITVTATGVPPGWGEPVYDRLDAEIAYAMMGINAVKGVEIGAGFASVAQRGSEHGDEMTPQGFASNHAGGVLGGISTGQEIVVNMAIKPTSSIAQPRRSIDIHGKAIEVATEGRHDPCVGIRATPIAEAMLALVLIDHALRHRAQCGDVACQTPRIPGVIG; translated from the coding sequence ATGTCCGGCAATACTTTTGGCACTCTGTTTACCGTCACTTCCTTCGGCGAATCGCACGGTCCGGCAATCGGCTGTGTCGTTGATGGCTGCCCGCCGGGCCTGGCCCTGTGTGCGGCCGATATCCAGGGCGAGCTCGATCGCCGCAAGCCGGGCACCTCGCGCCATGTGACGCAACGCCGCGAACCGGATGCCGTCGAGATTCTTTCCGGCGTCTTCGAAGGCAAGACGACCGGCACGCCGATCGCCCTGTTGATCCGCAATCAGGATCAGCGCAGCAAGGATTACGGCAATATCGCCGACACTTTCCGGCCCGGTCATGCTGATTACACCTACACCCACAAGTACGGCTTTCGCGACTATCGCGGCGGCGGCCGCTCCTCGGCGCGGGAGACCGCGGTGCGCGTCGCGGCCGGGGCGATCGCCCGCAAGTGGCTGCATGAACGTTACGGCGTCAGCATTCGCGGCTGGATGAGCGCCCTCGGGCCGATCGAGATCCCTTTCGTGGCGGCCGACGACATCGACGACAACGCTTTCTTCGCCCCGAATGCCGCGATCGTGCCGGAGCTGGAAAACTACATGGACAGCCTGCGCAAATCGCTCGATTCCGTCGGTGCGCGGATCACCGTCACGGCGACCGGCGTGCCGCCCGGTTGGGGCGAGCCGGTCTATGATCGCCTGGATGCCGAAATCGCCTATGCGATGATGGGTATCAACGCCGTCAAGGGCGTCGAGATCGGGGCCGGTTTTGCCTCCGTTGCCCAGAGGGGCAGTGAGCACGGCGACGAAATGACCCCGCAAGGATTCGCCAGCAATCACGCCGGTGGCGTGCTTGGCGGTATTTCGACCGGTCAGGAAATCGTCGTCAACATGGCGATCAAACCGACGTCGTCGATCGCCCAGCCGCGCCGTTCGATCGATATTCACGGCAAGGCCATCGAGGTGGCCACCGAGGGTCGGCACGACCCCTGTGTCGGCATTCGTGCCACGCCGATCGCCGAAGCCATGCTGGCCCTGGTGCTGATTGACCACGCCCTGCGTCATCGGGCACAGTGTGGCGATGTGGCCTGTCAGACGCCGCGTATTCCCGGAGTAATTGGGTAA
- a CDS encoding helix-turn-helix domain-containing protein yields MTSVKTIEKVDAREIRRKLGLNQQQFWSTLGVTQSGGSRYESGRNMPKPVRELLRLVHVEQIDIKSIKREDWEVLDYLKSQEPELFKSLKKSARSRGKKAA; encoded by the coding sequence ATGACTTCCGTCAAAACTATCGAGAAAGTCGACGCTCGTGAAATTCGTCGCAAACTCGGCCTCAACCAACAACAATTCTGGTCCACCCTGGGCGTGACCCAAAGCGGTGGCTCACGCTACGAAAGCGGCCGCAACATGCCGAAGCCCGTGCGCGAACTGCTGCGCCTGGTGCACGTCGAGCAGATCGACATCAAGTCGATCAAGCGCGAAGACTGGGAAGTGCTGGATTACCTGAAGTCGCAGGAACCGGAACTGTTCAAGTCGCTGAAGAAATCGGCGCGCAGCCGCGGCAAGAAAGCGGCCTGA
- the leuD gene encoding 3-isopropylmalate dehydratase small subunit, with the protein MDKFVRLEGLVAPLDRNNVDTDAIIPKQFLKSIKRSGFGPNAFDEWRYMDVGQPGQDNSGRPKNPNFVLNQPRYQGAQVLLTRANFGCGSSREHAPWALLDFGFKAIIAESFADIFFNNCYKNGIVPIVLSAAEIETLFKQVEATPGYKLVVDLQAQVVLRPDGYGIPFSIDAFRKECLINGWDDIGLTLRHAEKIREFEEKRRINQPWLFS; encoded by the coding sequence ATGGATAAATTTGTTCGTCTGGAAGGTTTGGTGGCCCCCCTCGACCGTAACAACGTCGATACCGATGCGATCATCCCCAAGCAGTTTCTCAAGTCGATCAAGCGTTCCGGCTTCGGTCCGAACGCCTTCGACGAGTGGCGTTACATGGATGTCGGGCAGCCCGGTCAGGATAATTCGGGGCGCCCGAAGAACCCGAATTTCGTGCTCAACCAGCCCCGCTATCAGGGAGCGCAGGTTCTGCTGACCCGTGCCAACTTCGGCTGCGGCAGTTCGCGCGAACATGCGCCGTGGGCACTGCTCGATTTCGGTTTCAAGGCGATCATCGCCGAGTCGTTTGCCGATATTTTCTTCAACAACTGCTACAAGAACGGCATTGTGCCCATCGTGTTGTCGGCCGCCGAGATCGAGACCTTGTTCAAGCAGGTTGAAGCGACGCCCGGCTACAAGCTGGTCGTCGATCTGCAGGCGCAGGTGGTGCTTCGTCCGGACGGCTACGGCATTCCCTTCTCGATCGATGCCTTCCGCAAGGAATGTCTGATCAATGGCTGGGACGATATCGGCCTGACCCTGCGTCACGCCGAAAAAATCCGCGAATTTGAAGAGAAACGTCGTATTAACCAGCCCTGGCTGTTTAGTTAG
- the leuC gene encoding 3-isopropylmalate dehydratase large subunit, which yields MAKTLYDKLWENHVVHQEADGTALLYIDRHLVHEVTSPQAFEGLKLAARKPWRISSIVATADHNTPTDHWEEGIKDPVSRQQVETLDANIREVGALAYFPFKDPKQGIVHVVGPENGATLPGMTVVCGDSHTSTHGAFACLAHGIGTSEVEHVLATQCLLQKKSKTMLIAVDGKLGKGVTAKDVALAIIGTIGTAGGNGYAIEFGGSAIRGLSMEGRMTLCNMAIEGGARMGFVAVDDTTIDYLRGRLFSPKGETWDKAVAYWRTLHSDAGAQFDHVVTLKAEDIRPQVTWGTSPEMVVAIDAVVPDPAKQPDPVKREGMERALQYMGLNPNTPISQISVDKIFIGSCTNSRIEDLREAASVLKGRHIAANIKLALAVPGSGLVKRQAEDEGLDKVFVAAGFEWREPGCSMCLAMNADRLEPGERCASTSNRNFEGRQGPGGRTHLVSPAMAAAAAIAGRFADVREVL from the coding sequence ATGGCGAAGACACTCTACGACAAGCTCTGGGAGAACCATGTGGTCCATCAGGAAGCTGATGGCACGGCCCTCCTCTATATCGATCGTCACCTCGTGCACGAAGTGACCAGTCCGCAGGCCTTCGAGGGCCTGAAACTGGCTGCCCGCAAGCCCTGGCGGATTTCTTCCATCGTCGCGACGGCTGACCACAACACGCCGACCGACCACTGGGAAGAAGGCATCAAGGACCCGGTTTCGCGCCAGCAGGTCGAAACCCTGGATGCCAACATCCGCGAAGTCGGGGCGCTGGCTTATTTCCCGTTCAAGGATCCGAAGCAGGGCATCGTCCATGTCGTCGGCCCCGAAAACGGCGCGACGTTGCCCGGCATGACCGTCGTCTGCGGCGATTCGCATACCTCGACGCACGGCGCTTTCGCCTGTCTGGCGCATGGCATCGGTACTTCCGAGGTCGAGCATGTGCTGGCGACCCAGTGCCTGCTGCAGAAAAAATCGAAAACCATGCTGATCGCCGTCGATGGCAAGCTCGGCAAGGGCGTTACGGCCAAGGACGTGGCGCTGGCCATCATCGGCACCATCGGCACGGCTGGCGGTAACGGTTACGCCATCGAATTCGGCGGTAGCGCCATTCGCGGTCTGTCGATGGAAGGCCGAATGACCTTGTGCAACATGGCCATCGAGGGTGGCGCGCGGATGGGCTTTGTTGCGGTCGACGACACGACGATCGATTATTTGCGCGGCCGCCTCTTCTCGCCCAAGGGCGAGACCTGGGACAAGGCGGTGGCCTACTGGCGCACGCTGCATTCCGATGCCGGCGCCCAGTTCGATCACGTCGTAACCCTGAAGGCTGAAGACATTCGTCCGCAAGTGACCTGGGGTACCTCGCCGGAAATGGTTGTCGCCATCGATGCCGTCGTTCCCGATCCGGCCAAGCAGCCGGACCCGGTCAAGCGCGAAGGCATGGAGCGGGCGCTGCAGTACATGGGCTTGAACCCGAATACGCCGATCAGCCAGATCAGCGTCGACAAGATTTTCATCGGCTCGTGCACCAATTCCCGCATCGAAGACCTGCGTGAAGCGGCATCGGTGCTCAAGGGCCGCCATATCGCCGCCAACATCAAGCTGGCCCTTGCAGTGCCGGGTTCCGGGCTGGTCAAACGCCAGGCCGAGGATGAAGGTCTCGACAAGGTTTTTGTCGCCGCCGGGTTCGAGTGGCGCGAGCCAGGCTGCTCGATGTGTCTGGCGATGAATGCCGACCGTCTGGAGCCGGGCGAACGCTGCGCTTCGACGTCCAACCGCAATTTCGAAGGCCGCCAGGGTCCGGGTGGGCGTACCCATCTGGTCAGTCCGGCGATGGCCGCAGCGGCAGCGATTGCCGGCCGCTTTGCCGATGTGCGGGAAGTTCTGTAA
- a CDS encoding MFS transporter: protein MHALPYWRLSGYYFFYFAFIGAFSPYFGLYLQSLNFSAWDIGLLMSQMQLMRLFGPNLWGWLADRFGRRMAIIRLAGVIALAGFTAFFWLDRLPTMLVAMAVLAFFWSAALPLVETLTFDHLREECGRYSRIRLWGSIGFIVAVMGTGALLDMAPPVGVLWVCWGILLGILVLAGVLPEVHEAPQVRDGQPIAEILRQPKVRALMAACFAMSAAHGAFYVFYSIHLAGHGYSKTEVGGLWSLGVVAEIVVFMLMARLSRRFSLRDILLASFAVAVLRFLLMGWGVESMAVMVVVQLMHGLTFGAYHASAIAAVNEWFPGRAQGRGQALYSSLSFGAGGLLGALISGWTWDDWGAGWTFALSSVFALIGLFLVWRWVRETAAVDAAG, encoded by the coding sequence ATGCATGCTTTGCCTTACTGGCGCCTTTCCGGCTATTACTTTTTCTATTTCGCCTTCATTGGCGCGTTTTCGCCCTATTTCGGGCTGTATCTCCAATCCCTGAATTTCTCCGCCTGGGACATCGGCCTGTTGATGTCGCAGATGCAGTTGATGCGCCTGTTCGGTCCCAATCTCTGGGGCTGGCTCGCCGACCGCTTCGGCCGGCGCATGGCCATCATTCGCCTCGCCGGGGTGATCGCCCTGGCCGGATTCACCGCCTTTTTCTGGCTTGATCGACTGCCGACCATGCTGGTCGCCATGGCGGTCCTGGCTTTTTTCTGGAGCGCTGCGCTGCCGTTGGTCGAAACGCTGACTTTCGACCATCTGCGCGAGGAGTGCGGACGCTATAGCCGCATCCGGCTATGGGGGTCGATCGGCTTCATCGTTGCCGTGATGGGAACCGGCGCCTTGCTCGATATGGCGCCGCCGGTTGGCGTGCTCTGGGTATGCTGGGGCATTCTGCTCGGCATCCTGGTCCTTGCCGGCGTTCTGCCGGAAGTGCATGAAGCGCCGCAAGTCCGCGACGGGCAGCCGATTGCCGAAATCCTCCGCCAACCGAAAGTCAGGGCGCTGATGGCGGCCTGTTTCGCGATGTCGGCGGCGCATGGCGCGTTCTACGTTTTTTACTCGATCCATCTGGCCGGCCATGGCTACAGCAAGACCGAGGTGGGCGGCTTGTGGTCGCTCGGCGTGGTCGCCGAGATCGTCGTCTTCATGTTGATGGCGCGGCTGTCCCGGCGCTTTTCGCTGCGCGACATTCTGCTCGCCAGTTTTGCCGTAGCAGTTTTGCGCTTTCTGCTGATGGGCTGGGGGGTCGAATCGATGGCTGTTATGGTCGTCGTGCAGTTGATGCACGGACTGACCTTTGGCGCCTACCATGCCTCGGCCATTGCCGCCGTCAACGAATGGTTTCCCGGGCGGGCACAGGGCCGAGGGCAGGCCTTGTACTCCAGCCTGTCGTTTGGCGCGGGCGGTTTGCTCGGGGCGCTGATCAGCGGCTGGACCTGGGACGACTGGGGGGCGGGGTGGACTTTCGCGCTCAGTTCGGTTTTTGCCCTGATCGGGCTGTTTCTGGTCTGGCGCTGGGTGCGCGAGACTGCCGCGGTCGACGCCGCCGGCTAG
- a CDS encoding CBS domain-containing protein, protein MQVREIIQLKGGTLYTATPQQSLASAADTMAELDVGSLVIMDGGKMAGMLTFREIILALKQHGSSVVGVTVGEVMVKDPVTAFPDMEANDLRRLMIEKHSRYLPVLEGNMLMGVISFLDVAKAVLEEQSFENKMLKSYIKNWPDEAQA, encoded by the coding sequence ATGCAGGTGCGTGAAATCATTCAACTCAAGGGCGGAACGCTCTACACGGCAACGCCGCAACAGTCGCTGGCTTCGGCCGCCGATACCATGGCCGAGCTCGATGTCGGTTCGCTGGTCATCATGGACGGCGGCAAGATGGCCGGCATGCTGACCTTTCGCGAAATCATCCTGGCGCTCAAGCAGCACGGCTCGAGCGTCGTTGGCGTAACCGTCGGCGAAGTGATGGTCAAGGATCCGGTGACGGCTTTCCCGGATATGGAAGCCAATGATTTGCGCCGCCTGATGATCGAAAAGCACTCGCGTTATCTGCCGGTGCTCGAGGGCAACATGTTGATGGGCGTCATCTCTTTTCTCGATGTCGCCAAGGCCGTGCTCGAAGAGCAGAGTTTCGAGAACAAGATGCTGAAGAGCTACATCAAGAACTGGCCGGACGAAGCCCAGGCCTGA
- a CDS encoding entericidin EcnAB translates to MRNLLIALMVCGLAACNTAQGVKKDVKQGVEVTGEALHKGGEAVGGALNKTGEVVGGALKKSGEAVQKVVE, encoded by the coding sequence ATGCGTAATTTATTGATCGCACTCATGGTTTGCGGGCTGGCAGCCTGCAACACGGCGCAGGGCGTCAAAAAGGACGTCAAGCAAGGTGTCGAGGTGACCGGCGAGGCGCTGCATAAAGGTGGCGAGGCCGTCGGTGGCGCTTTGAACAAAACTGGAGAAGTCGTCGGCGGTGCCCTCAAGAAATCGGGTGAAGCTGTGCAGAAAGTGGTGGAGTAA
- the queD gene encoding 6-carboxytetrahydropterin synthase QueD has protein sequence MFITRRLEFDAGHRIPDHKSQCRHLHGHRYIIEITLSGGVIDKAGDTANGMVMDFSQVKDLAKTHLVDGWDHAFLAFAGDTAIVDFLSSLPDHKTVILDRVPTAENLARIAFERLDAVYRDTYGNHLRLEQVRLYETPNCWADAVRARLD, from the coding sequence ATGTTTATCACCCGCCGACTCGAATTCGATGCCGGGCACCGCATTCCCGACCACAAGAGTCAGTGCCGCCACCTGCACGGGCACCGCTACATCATCGAAATCACCCTCTCCGGCGGCGTCATCGACAAGGCCGGCGACACGGCCAACGGCATGGTGATGGATTTTTCGCAGGTCAAGGACCTCGCCAAGACGCATCTGGTCGATGGCTGGGACCACGCGTTCCTGGCCTTTGCCGGCGACACGGCGATTGTCGACTTCCTGTCATCGCTGCCCGACCACAAGACGGTGATCCTCGATCGCGTGCCGACCGCCGAGAATCTCGCACGGATCGCTTTCGAGCGGCTCGACGCGGTCTATCGCGACACCTACGGCAATCACCTCCGGCTCGAACAGGTCCGCCTCTACGAAACGCCCAACTGCTGGGCCGATGCGGTGCGCGCCCGGCTGGATTGA
- a CDS encoding radical SAM protein: MLTTDDHRRDSAGLLYVYPVVSRRAGGVSIGINLNTNNACNWACLYCQVDNLTRGGPPPIDLDRLERELAGFLDDALHGDFMQRQVPSEARCLMDIAFSGNGEPTSAPEFAAAVDRVGAQLEHFELRGKLMLRLITNGSLLHRPEVQAGIRQLAELGGEVWFKIDRAETADVAVVNGVPLLPEKIARNLELCAGLAPTWVQTCWFALDGESPGVAARQAYCALLAPLAEQLQGVHLYGLARPSLQPAAPRLSRLSAEELAAFASEIHEKTGIRVMVSP; encoded by the coding sequence ATGCTCACCACAGACGATCACCGCCGGGACAGCGCCGGCCTGCTCTATGTTTATCCGGTCGTGTCGCGCCGCGCCGGCGGCGTGTCGATCGGCATCAATCTGAACACCAACAATGCCTGCAACTGGGCCTGCCTGTATTGCCAGGTCGATAACCTGACGCGCGGCGGCCCGCCGCCGATCGATCTCGACCGCCTGGAGCGCGAACTGGCCGGGTTTCTCGACGACGCGCTGCATGGCGACTTCATGCAGCGCCAGGTGCCGTCGGAAGCGCGATGCCTGATGGACATCGCCTTCTCCGGCAACGGCGAGCCGACCAGCGCCCCGGAGTTTGCCGCAGCGGTCGACCGGGTCGGGGCGCAGCTCGAACATTTCGAGCTGCGCGGCAAGTTGATGCTCCGGCTGATTACCAACGGCAGTCTGCTGCATCGTCCCGAGGTTCAGGCCGGCATCCGGCAATTGGCCGAACTGGGGGGCGAGGTCTGGTTCAAGATCGATCGCGCCGAGACGGCCGATGTCGCCGTGGTCAATGGGGTGCCGCTGCTGCCGGAGAAAATCGCCCGCAATCTCGAACTGTGTGCCGGTCTGGCGCCGACCTGGGTGCAGACCTGCTGGTTCGCGCTCGATGGCGAGTCGCCGGGCGTGGCGGCGCGACAGGCCTATTGCGCGCTGCTGGCCCCGCTGGCCGAGCAACTGCAGGGTGTCCACCTCTATGGCCTGGCCCGGCCGTCGCTGCAACCGGCGGCGCCGCGCCTGAGTCGTCTGTCGGCCGAGGAGCTGGCGGCTTTCGCCAGCGAAATCCATGAAAAAACGGGCATCCGGGTGATGGTTTCCCCGTAA
- the asd gene encoding aspartate-semialdehyde dehydrogenase — MKKVGLVGWRGMVGSVLMQRMVEEGDFAHIDPVYFSTSAAGGKAPVFGGKEASLPLQDASSIEALKACEIVITCQGGDYTKEVFPKLRASGWNGHWIDAASSLRMADDAVIVLDPVNMPVIKDALAKGGKNWIGGNCTVSLMLMGLGGLFQNDLIEWATSMTYQAASGAGAQNMRELISQMGAIHSSVADLLADPASAILDIDRKVAETIRSDAFPKKNFRNTPLAGSLIPWIDVPYENGQSKEEWKGGAECNKILGKPAFRTAGSIPIDGLCVRIGAMRCHSQALTIKLKKDVPLDEISDMLAKANPWAKVVPNEREISERELTPAAVTGTLTVPVGRLHKMAMGPEYLAAFTCGDQLLWGAAEPLRRMLRILLDA; from the coding sequence ATGAAGAAGGTTGGTCTGGTCGGTTGGCGTGGCATGGTTGGTTCCGTGCTGATGCAGCGCATGGTCGAAGAGGGCGATTTCGCCCATATCGATCCGGTGTATTTCTCCACCTCCGCCGCCGGCGGCAAAGCGCCGGTGTTCGGCGGCAAGGAAGCCTCGCTGCCGTTGCAGGATGCTTCCTCGATTGAGGCGCTGAAAGCCTGCGAAATCGTCATTACCTGTCAGGGCGGCGACTACACCAAGGAGGTCTTCCCCAAGCTGCGTGCGTCCGGCTGGAACGGTCACTGGATCGATGCCGCCTCGTCGCTGCGCATGGCCGACGACGCCGTGATCGTCCTCGACCCGGTCAACATGCCCGTCATCAAGGACGCGCTGGCCAAGGGTGGCAAAAACTGGATCGGCGGCAACTGCACGGTTTCCCTGATGCTGATGGGCCTCGGTGGCCTGTTCCAGAACGACCTGATCGAATGGGCAACCTCGATGACCTATCAGGCCGCTTCCGGCGCCGGCGCGCAGAACATGCGCGAGCTGATCTCCCAGATGGGCGCCATCCATTCGTCCGTCGCCGATCTGCTGGCCGACCCGGCTTCGGCGATTCTCGACATCGACCGCAAGGTCGCCGAAACCATCCGTTCGGATGCCTTCCCGAAAAAGAACTTCCGCAACACGCCGCTCGCCGGTTCGTTGATCCCGTGGATCGATGTGCCCTACGAGAACGGCCAGTCGAAGGAAGAGTGGAAGGGCGGCGCTGAGTGCAACAAGATCCTCGGCAAGCCGGCTTTCCGTACGGCCGGTTCGATCCCGATCGACGGCCTGTGCGTGCGCATCGGTGCCATGCGCTGCCACAGTCAGGCGCTGACCATCAAGCTGAAGAAGGACGTGCCGCTGGATGAAATTTCCGACATGCTCGCCAAGGCCAATCCGTGGGCCAAGGTCGTGCCCAACGAGCGCGAGATATCCGAGCGCGAACTGACGCCGGCTGCTGTTACTGGCACGCTGACGGTGCCGGTCGGTCGTCTGCACAAGATGGCGATGGGCCCGGAGTATCTCGCCGCCTTCACCTGTGGCGACCAACTGCTGTGGGGGGCTGCCGAGCCGTTGCGGCGGATGTTGCGGATTTTGCTCGACGCCTGA
- a CDS encoding YdcH family protein, protein MQVDHHDLHQEFPDMKDAIDVLSAGNAHFATLFASYTRLTGKVEDLEEQDMPVADFTLEDMKKQRVKLKDELYHLLLAFRAGQQSAKA, encoded by the coding sequence ATGCAAGTTGATCACCACGACCTCCACCAGGAGTTTCCGGACATGAAGGATGCGATCGATGTCCTGAGTGCCGGCAACGCGCATTTCGCCACGCTGTTCGCCAGCTATACCCGGCTGACCGGCAAGGTTGAAGATCTCGAAGAGCAGGACATGCCGGTGGCCGACTTCACGCTCGAGGACATGAAGAAACAGCGCGTCAAGCTGAAGGACGAGCTTTACCACCTGCTGCTCGCTTTTCGCGCCGGCCAGCAGTCTGCCAAGGCCTGA
- the leuB gene encoding 3-isopropylmalate dehydrogenase produces the protein MKICVLPGDGIGPEITAEAVRVLNSLDLKFEMEEALLGGAAVDAAGVPYPEATQKLAREADAVLLGAVGGPQWDALPREKRPERGLLGIRKDLNLFANLRPAILYPELANASTLKPEVVAGLDILIVRELTGDIYFGQPRGIREENGERVGFNTMVYSESEIRRIGHVAFQAAQKRNKKLCSVDKMNVLECTQLWRDVMIETSKDYPDVELSHMLVDNAAMQLVKAPKQFDVMVTGNMFGDILSDEASMLTGSIGMLPSASLDDKNKGLYEPSHGSAPDIAGKGIANPLATILSAAMMLRYTFALEEPALRIENAVKKVLAQGYRTGDIYERGTNKVGTREMGDAVLAALA, from the coding sequence ATGAAGATTTGTGTTCTGCCGGGTGACGGCATTGGTCCCGAAATCACTGCCGAGGCAGTGCGTGTGCTGAACTCCCTCGACCTCAAGTTCGAGATGGAAGAGGCTTTGCTCGGCGGCGCAGCGGTCGATGCGGCCGGCGTTCCTTATCCCGAGGCAACCCAGAAGCTGGCCCGCGAAGCCGATGCCGTGCTGCTCGGCGCAGTCGGCGGCCCGCAGTGGGATGCGCTGCCCCGTGAGAAGCGCCCGGAGCGTGGTCTGCTCGGCATCCGCAAGGACCTCAACCTGTTCGCCAACCTGCGGCCGGCCATCCTCTATCCGGAACTGGCCAATGCTTCGACGCTGAAGCCGGAAGTCGTTGCCGGGCTGGATATCTTGATCGTCCGCGAACTGACCGGCGATATCTATTTCGGCCAGCCGCGCGGCATCCGTGAAGAAAACGGCGAGCGCGTCGGTTTCAACACCATGGTCTATAGCGAATCGGAAATCCGCCGCATTGGCCATGTCGCGTTCCAGGCGGCGCAGAAGCGCAACAAGAAGCTGTGTTCGGTCGACAAGATGAATGTGCTCGAATGCACGCAGCTCTGGCGCGACGTGATGATCGAGACCAGCAAGGATTACCCGGATGTCGAACTCAGCCACATGCTGGTGGACAATGCCGCGATGCAGCTGGTCAAGGCGCCGAAGCAGTTCGACGTGATGGTTACCGGCAACATGTTCGGCGACATCCTGTCCGACGAAGCCTCGATGCTCACCGGCTCGATCGGCATGCTGCCGTCCGCCTCGCTGGACGACAAGAACAAGGGCCTCTACGAGCCGTCGCACGGTTCGGCGCCGGACATCGCCGGCAAAGGCATCGCCAATCCGCTGGCCACGATCCTTTCGGCGGCGATGATGCTGCGCTACACCTTCGCTCTGGAAGAGCCGGCACTCCGCATCGAGAATGCGGTCAAAAAAGTATTGGCGCAAGGCTATCGCACCGGCGATATCTACGAACGCGGCACCAACAAGGTTGGGACCAGGGAAATGGGCGACGCCGTGCTGGCGGCGCTGGCGTAA